A region from the Coffea eugenioides isolate CCC68of chromosome 9, Ceug_1.0, whole genome shotgun sequence genome encodes:
- the LOC113783584 gene encoding BTB/POZ domain-containing protein At3g56230-like, translating into MNWNCPFCNFGSNSFCNFGSNNPICSDCRENARRMIVLTNKLQNEKRLDNQIRTSSSSSTGLGNALKFMEQMKEMEDELNEKLNFLSGFAAAFKEQIHADILVKPGTDEPSLPAHRALLAARSIILKHMLDSDQCKAPPNDTITFQELNYAELESLLEFLYSGDLPKDKMDKHVFTLSIAADKYQIPFLQKFCQKQMLGSLSSSNVLDVLEIADTCSSSTLKENALNFIVKNVKDVVFSDRFDAFAVKNPHLTVQITRASLMEKIDTNQKQGPFTFFKPL; encoded by the exons aTGAACTGGAATTGTCCATTCTGCAACTTTGGTTCAAATTCATTCTGCAACTTCGGTTCAAATAATCCAATATGCAGCGACTGCAGAGAGAATGCAAGAAGAATGATTGTCTTAACCAATAAACTTCAGAATGAGAAAAGATTGGACAACCAAATTAGAACTAGTTCCTCTTCCTCCACG GGACTTGGAAATGCGTTGAAATTTATGGAGCAAATGAAGGAGATGGAGGACGAACTTAATGAAAAACTGAATTTTCTAAGTGGATTTGCTGCTGCATTTAAAGAACAAATTCATGCAGATATTCTCGTCAAACCTGGAACTGATGAACCCTCGTTACCTGCACATAGAGCACTCCTG GCAGCTAGGTCGATTATATTGAAACACATGTTAGATTCAGACCAATGCAAGGCTCCTCCAAATGACACCATCACCTTTCAGGAATTGAATTATGCGGAGCTGGAGTCTCTATTGGAGTTTCTTTATAGCGGAGACTTGCCTAAAGATAAGATGGATAAACATGTTTTTACATTGTCAATTGCTGCAGATAAATATCAGATTCCATTTCTTCAGAAATTTTGTCAGAAACAAATGCTCGGATCCTTAAGCTCATCAAATGTTCTTGATGTCCTGGAAATAGCTGATACTTGTTCCAGCTCAACTTTGAAGGAGAATGCCCTAAACTTCATTGTAAAGAACGTGAAGGATGTAGTTTTCTCTGATAGATTTGATGCATTTGCAGTTAAGAATCCTCATCTAACTGTGCAGATAACCAGGGCATCCTTGATGGAGAAAATTGACACGAACCAAAAACAAGGTCCATTTACCTTCTTCAAGCCCTTGTGA